In one Hydrogenispora ethanolica genomic region, the following are encoded:
- a CDS encoding S1C family serine protease, with protein MSRIQKFGGYLVIALLSSLITAGIIIGVAPGWLAKNQNQPLNVLPAKYDMSANLASNSFVAARQKVAPAVVYIDTVSVVSTSPATPFGLPKEFFPPGFFDQQKQEQRGTGSGFIIREDGYILTNEHVVRGAQQLKVTLFGGKKFDGRVIGTDPTTDLAVVKVDAKNLPTVEMGSSADLMPGEWVMAIGNPYGLHDTVTAGIISAVGRSLEDPDQNGNLIQTDAAINPGNSGGPLVDLSGKVIGINEAIIANAQGLGFAIPIDLAKKISQELIEKGKVQRPATPWLGVALTEINDQIAEYYGLPSRDGAIIQVYSGSPAEKAKLQNGDIIREINRQKIKTPDDVVKIVKDSKVGKVLDLLVFREGKLLVFKVTLEARPQNLDEANNRNRVIPFQR; from the coding sequence CGGCCGGTATCATTATCGGGGTTGCCCCCGGATGGCTTGCCAAGAATCAAAATCAGCCCTTGAATGTCCTCCCCGCGAAATATGACATGTCCGCCAATCTGGCCAGCAACTCGTTTGTGGCGGCCCGCCAAAAGGTGGCGCCGGCAGTCGTTTATATTGATACGGTCTCGGTGGTATCCACCAGCCCCGCGACACCTTTCGGTCTGCCCAAGGAGTTTTTCCCGCCCGGTTTCTTCGACCAGCAAAAGCAGGAGCAACGGGGAACCGGTTCCGGATTTATCATTCGTGAAGACGGTTATATTCTCACTAATGAGCATGTGGTACGTGGCGCTCAACAATTAAAAGTAACGCTATTTGGCGGCAAAAAATTCGACGGCCGGGTGATCGGAACCGATCCCACCACGGATTTGGCAGTCGTCAAAGTGGATGCAAAGAATCTTCCCACGGTCGAGATGGGTAGTTCGGCGGATCTGATGCCGGGCGAGTGGGTCATGGCCATCGGCAATCCCTATGGGCTGCACGATACGGTTACCGCCGGAATCATCAGCGCAGTGGGCCGGTCACTGGAGGATCCGGACCAGAACGGCAACCTGATTCAGACCGACGCGGCCATCAACCCCGGGAATAGCGGCGGCCCCTTGGTCGACCTTTCGGGCAAGGTGATCGGGATTAACGAAGCCATCATCGCCAATGCGCAAGGCTTGGGCTTTGCCATCCCCATCGATTTGGCCAAAAAGATTTCTCAGGAGCTGATCGAAAAAGGTAAAGTGCAACGACCGGCCACTCCTTGGTTGGGTGTAGCCCTCACCGAAATCAATGACCAAATCGCCGAATATTACGGACTTCCCAGCCGCGACGGCGCCATCATTCAGGTTTATTCGGGCAGTCCCGCCGAGAAAGCCAAGCTTCAAAACGGCGATATTATCAGAGAGATCAACCGCCAGAAGATCAAGACCCCCGACGATGTGGTCAAGATCGTCAAAGATTCCAAAGTCGGCAAGGTGCTCGATCTGCTCGTTTTCCGCGAAGGAAAACTGCTGGTCTTCAAAGTAACCCTGGAAGCCCGGCCGCAGAATCTGGATGAGGCCAACAATCGCAATCGAGTCATTCCCTTCCAGCGGTAA
- a CDS encoding sigma-70 family RNA polymerase sigma factor, producing MNTTTIQRIATTHQTADRMAVFEDLVRTYEKPLFQFAFRLSGNHHEAQDLLQESLYRAYKSFAKFEEGTAFDRWLYQIIHNLYIDHYRKKKNRPVVASIDEPLPHLENEKTIEIPDWTANPEEEAMRGELGRQIQRGLNELPSEYRSAVILCDIQGLSYEEIAQILGISIGTVRSRIHRGRKILRRILLPYLRGMEVEH from the coding sequence GTGAATACGACGACAATCCAACGAATTGCCACGACTCACCAAACCGCCGATCGGATGGCGGTCTTTGAAGACTTGGTCCGAACCTATGAGAAGCCTTTGTTTCAATTCGCCTTCAGACTTTCCGGCAATCACCATGAGGCTCAGGATCTGTTGCAAGAAAGTTTGTACCGCGCTTATAAATCATTTGCGAAATTTGAAGAAGGAACTGCTTTTGACCGGTGGTTGTACCAGATCATTCACAACCTTTATATCGACCATTACCGGAAAAAGAAGAATCGTCCGGTCGTCGCCTCCATTGATGAGCCATTGCCGCATCTGGAGAATGAAAAAACGATTGAGATTCCCGATTGGACGGCCAATCCCGAGGAAGAAGCGATGCGGGGCGAATTGGGACGGCAGATTCAACGCGGTCTGAATGAATTGCCGTCGGAATACCGTTCCGCGGTCATTCTCTGTGATATTCAAGGTTTATCCTATGAAGAAATCGCGCAAATCTTAGGGATTTCGATTGGGACGGTCCGTTCGCGGATTCATCGCGGCCGGAAGATACTCCGCCGTATCTTGCTTCCCTATCTGCGAGGGATGGAGGTTGAACATTGA
- a CDS encoding anti-sigma factor family protein has product MNCHYVQSLISAFIDRELDADEKRELRRHLISCSECNVEYQDIQKIKTCLENLIPESYDFDPMIALRSRLVSEANEFIPTSLHLLWWGRLGLVAAGLLLFFLSTAALFPSEPNSARIAQRRHSSSLVSPVSYDQNISIDHSVNIYQASSILP; this is encoded by the coding sequence ATGAACTGCCATTACGTTCAGAGCCTAATTTCCGCTTTCATCGATCGCGAACTGGATGCGGATGAAAAACGGGAGTTGCGCAGACATCTCATATCCTGTTCCGAATGCAACGTCGAATACCAGGATATTCAAAAAATAAAAACTTGTTTGGAAAATCTGATTCCCGAAAGTTACGATTTTGATCCAATGATCGCGCTGCGTTCTCGGCTGGTCAGCGAGGCCAACGAGTTCATCCCCACTTCCCTTCATCTGCTGTGGTGGGGACGGCTCGGCTTGGTGGCCGCCGGTTTGCTACTCTTTTTTCTTTCTACTGCAGCTCTATTTCCGTCAGAACCTAACTCCGCTCGTATTGCCCAGCGCCGTCATTCTTCCAGTCTGGTAAGCCCGGTCTCATACGACCAAAATATCTCGATTGATCATTCGGTTAATATTTATCAAGCCTCTTCCATACTGCCGTAG
- a CDS encoding ABC transporter ATP-binding protein — MLEITNLSVNYGAIRALTNISLDVKTGEIVALIGSNGAGKTTTLNTISGIVPVAEGSISFKGRNITKTPPHQIAALGIAHVPEGRRVFPRMSVMENLEMGAFTRNDREGVRASFEEVFQRFPRLEERKNQLAATLSGGEQQMLAMGRALMAKPTLMLMDEPSMGLAPMLVEEIFNIIRAINQSGTTILLVEQNAHMALSIASRAFVLETGNIVLAGAASELAANPEVRRAYLGE; from the coding sequence ATGCTGGAAATCACCAATCTTTCCGTAAACTACGGCGCCATTCGCGCCTTGACCAATATCTCGCTGGATGTCAAAACCGGTGAAATTGTGGCCCTTATCGGCTCCAACGGCGCCGGTAAAACCACGACCTTGAATACGATCTCGGGAATCGTGCCCGTTGCCGAAGGCAGCATTAGTTTCAAGGGCCGCAATATCACCAAGACTCCGCCCCATCAGATCGCGGCCCTGGGGATCGCCCACGTGCCGGAGGGGCGGCGGGTCTTTCCGCGGATGAGCGTGATGGAGAACCTGGAGATGGGGGCCTTCACCCGGAATGATCGCGAAGGAGTCAGAGCAAGTTTCGAAGAGGTATTCCAACGCTTTCCCCGCCTGGAGGAGCGCAAAAACCAACTGGCGGCCACACTGAGCGGGGGCGAACAGCAGATGCTGGCGATGGGCCGGGCTCTGATGGCCAAACCGACGCTGATGCTGATGGATGAACCGTCGATGGGGTTGGCGCCGATGCTGGTGGAGGAGATCTTCAATATTATCCGGGCGATTAATCAGTCCGGAACTACCATCTTGCTGGTCGAGCAGAACGCGCACATGGCACTGTCCATCGCCAGCCGGGCTTTTGTCCTGGAGACCGGCAATATCGTTTTAGCAGGGGCCGCTTCCGAGTTGGCGGCCAATCCCGAGGTGCGCCGCGCTTATCTTGGAGAGTAA
- a CDS encoding ABC transporter ATP-binding protein — protein sequence MVLKLEDISIHFGGLIAVNHFSMEIQKAEILSLIGPNGAGKSTIFNLISGIYNPTRGKIIFDGREITNLKPYAVAARGIGRTFQTIHLFNELTVFENVLIGAHTCGKVNFLGAMFKFLPGIQKEERELAEWAVQCLNQVGLLEKQTELAKNLSYGEQRRLEIARALALKPRLLLLDEPAAGMNPQEKKELMELVQSIRQSGITIFLVEHDMKFVMNISDRVVVLDYGAKIAEGTPETVRKDRKVIEAYLGKGVN from the coding sequence ATGGTACTCAAATTGGAAGATATTTCGATTCATTTCGGCGGCTTGATTGCGGTGAATCATTTCAGCATGGAGATTCAGAAGGCGGAGATTCTTTCGCTGATCGGGCCGAACGGAGCGGGGAAGTCGACCATTTTCAACCTCATCTCCGGCATTTATAACCCGACTCGCGGCAAGATCATTTTTGACGGCCGGGAGATTACCAATCTGAAACCCTACGCTGTGGCGGCGCGGGGGATCGGCCGCACCTTTCAGACCATTCATCTCTTTAATGAACTCACCGTTTTTGAAAACGTGCTGATTGGCGCCCATACTTGCGGCAAAGTCAATTTCCTCGGAGCCATGTTCAAATTCTTGCCCGGGATTCAAAAGGAAGAACGGGAATTAGCCGAGTGGGCGGTCCAATGCTTGAATCAAGTGGGTTTACTGGAGAAACAAACCGAGTTGGCCAAGAATCTTTCTTATGGCGAGCAACGCCGTTTGGAGATCGCCCGGGCGCTGGCCTTAAAACCGCGGCTGCTCTTATTGGATGAGCCGGCCGCCGGAATGAACCCCCAGGAAAAGAAGGAACTGATGGAGCTGGTGCAGTCGATTCGCCAGTCGGGGATCACCATTTTTCTGGTGGAACACGACATGAAATTTGTGATGAACATTTCCGACCGGGTGGTGGTGTTGGACTACGGGGCTAAGATCGCGGAGGGAACTCCCGAAACGGTACGGAAAGACCGCAAAGTCATCGAAGCGTATCTTGGAAAAGGGGTCAACTAA
- a CDS encoding branched-chain amino acid ABC transporter permease, with the protein MGELLQASLNWIDPYILQILVNIGIAIILALGLNLITGLTGQLSLGHAAFLSIGAFSSAILTIKLGIPFSLNIVASGLIAACFGVLIGFPTLRLSGDYLAIATLGFAEIIKVVFLNLDITNRALGLSVPLPNTPIPLPIYVWAIAILTIAAMCFIQNSRFGRALQAIREDEIAAEAMGINATRYKIQAFAIGAFFAGVGGAFYAHFIAYINPSDFAFLKSVDILNMVVLGGLGSIPGTVLGASVLTVAPEFLRFMQQYRMLVYGALLVFMMIFRPNGLLGGVSFRRLVWKAMGKLPAGGR; encoded by the coding sequence GTGGGAGAACTACTACAGGCTTCATTGAATTGGATCGATCCGTATATCTTGCAGATCCTGGTCAACATCGGAATCGCGATCATTCTGGCGCTCGGGTTGAACCTGATTACCGGCCTTACCGGACAATTGTCCCTGGGGCATGCGGCGTTTTTGAGCATCGGCGCTTTCAGCAGTGCAATTTTGACTATTAAGTTGGGGATTCCTTTTAGCCTCAACATTGTCGCCTCCGGTCTCATCGCCGCTTGTTTCGGCGTCCTCATCGGATTTCCGACCCTGCGGCTCTCCGGGGATTATCTGGCCATCGCCACGCTGGGTTTCGCCGAAATCATCAAAGTGGTCTTCTTAAATTTGGACATTACCAACCGGGCGCTCGGCCTATCCGTACCTCTGCCGAACACGCCGATCCCGTTGCCGATATACGTATGGGCGATCGCCATTCTGACCATCGCCGCCATGTGCTTTATTCAAAATTCCCGCTTTGGCCGCGCTTTGCAAGCCATTCGCGAGGATGAGATCGCCGCCGAGGCGATGGGGATCAATGCCACCCGTTACAAGATTCAAGCCTTTGCCATCGGTGCTTTCTTCGCCGGAGTCGGCGGAGCATTTTACGCACACTTCATCGCCTATATCAATCCATCGGATTTTGCCTTTTTGAAATCGGTGGATATTTTAAACATGGTCGTTCTCGGCGGGTTGGGGAGCATTCCCGGGACCGTTCTGGGCGCGTCCGTTTTGACGGTCGCACCGGAGTTCCTGCGGTTTATGCAGCAATACCGGATGCTGGTCTACGGGGCTTTGTTGGTTTTCATGATGATTTTCCGGCCCAACGGTCTATTGGGCGGAGTGAGTTTCCGGCGTTTGGTCTGGAAAGCAATGGGCAAACTTCCGGCCGGGGGGAGATAA
- a CDS encoding branched-chain amino acid ABC transporter permease: MFWQQLINGLTLGFTYALIALGYTMVYGIIQLINFAHGEIFMMGAFFALLLVTVFQLNIFVAMILAMAFCMLLGVIIEFVAYRPLRKSGRLSALISAIGVSIFLSTLALLLFGADAKGFPDNSFPVTQFKIGSATVSSLQLLIFGVSSFLMLALEFIVHKTKLGKAMRATSQDYNTAALMGINVNWIISFTFALGSSLAAAGGVLVGLYFNAVNWNMGLMAGLKAFAAAVLGGIGSIPGAMLGGVFLGVAEVFGVAAGFSSFRDAIAFAILVLVLFIKPTGFFGLKIQKKV, translated from the coding sequence ATGTTCTGGCAGCAGTTAATCAATGGCCTTACCCTTGGTTTTACCTATGCTTTGATCGCCTTGGGTTATACCATGGTCTACGGCATCATCCAGCTAATCAATTTTGCGCACGGCGAGATCTTTATGATGGGGGCATTTTTCGCACTGCTCCTGGTTACGGTATTCCAGCTTAATATCTTCGTGGCGATGATTCTGGCCATGGCCTTTTGTATGCTTCTAGGAGTCATCATCGAGTTCGTCGCTTACCGGCCGCTGCGCAAGTCCGGCCGGCTGTCGGCGCTGATCTCGGCGATCGGCGTGTCGATCTTTTTGTCCACGTTGGCCCTGTTGCTGTTTGGGGCAGACGCCAAAGGTTTCCCCGATAACAGCTTCCCCGTCACTCAGTTCAAAATCGGTTCGGCCACGGTTTCTTCTTTGCAGTTATTAATCTTCGGAGTCTCTTCCTTCCTCATGTTGGCGCTGGAGTTTATCGTCCACAAGACCAAACTCGGCAAAGCAATGCGCGCCACCTCGCAGGATTATAACACTGCGGCTTTGATGGGCATCAATGTGAATTGGATCATCTCGTTCACCTTTGCGTTAGGGTCTTCGCTGGCGGCAGCCGGCGGAGTCCTGGTCGGCTTGTATTTTAACGCGGTGAACTGGAATATGGGTTTAATGGCCGGTTTAAAAGCCTTCGCAGCGGCCGTGCTGGGCGGGATCGGCTCCATTCCCGGCGCGATGCTCGGCGGAGTATTTCTGGGAGTCGCCGAAGTCTTTGGCGTAGCGGCCGGTTTTTCTTCGTTCCGGGATGCGATTGCTTTCGCCATATTGGTTTTGGTGCTTTTTATCAAACCGACTGGATTCTTCGGGCTCAAGATACAAAAGAAAGTGTAG
- a CDS encoding ABC transporter substrate-binding protein yields MNLRKSGVFLLVAVLIFLMVAGIGQTKESVVKIGFLGALTGDVAMYGQPTLLGMKMAAEKINKSGGVNQAKIVIVEADNRGDKQEAASIVQKFISRDKVAAIVGDPTTGITKVAAPICERNRVVLLSAGATGTGVVELGKYIFRDTLLDTVAVPALVDYFTKNLGYKKVAVITSDNNDYSVGLTQVFKNAVKGKSLEIITEEKVKDGDKDFSAQITNIKAKNPDIIFFSGYYTEGALIMKEARKQGLKICLFGGDGLYSPTLISLGGAAIEGSMVYVGFSPEQPTPETAKFIQEFKAQNKGQVPGLFETQGYDAVMILAEAMKRAKSNVPTKFRNEVARTKNFKGVSGTITFQANQEPVKSPVYLLEVKNGQYALKAKVPVSIK; encoded by the coding sequence ATGAACTTGAGAAAAAGCGGGGTCTTTCTTCTCGTCGCGGTACTTATCTTTTTAATGGTTGCCGGGATCGGCCAAACCAAAGAAAGCGTCGTCAAAATCGGCTTTTTGGGCGCTCTCACTGGAGATGTGGCCATGTACGGACAGCCGACTCTGTTGGGCATGAAAATGGCCGCTGAAAAGATCAACAAATCAGGCGGGGTTAATCAGGCGAAGATCGTTATCGTCGAAGCGGATAATCGTGGCGATAAGCAAGAGGCCGCTTCCATCGTGCAAAAATTCATCAGCCGCGATAAAGTGGCGGCTATTGTCGGCGACCCGACGACCGGCATTACCAAAGTGGCCGCACCGATCTGTGAGCGCAATCGGGTAGTGTTGCTTTCCGCCGGAGCCACCGGCACCGGTGTAGTGGAACTTGGTAAATACATCTTCCGGGATACCCTGCTTGATACCGTGGCTGTCCCGGCGTTGGTTGATTACTTCACCAAAAACCTCGGCTACAAAAAAGTGGCGGTGATTACATCCGACAACAATGATTACAGCGTAGGCTTGACGCAAGTCTTCAAGAATGCCGTCAAAGGGAAGAGTCTCGAAATCATTACCGAAGAGAAGGTAAAAGACGGCGATAAGGATTTTAGCGCCCAAATCACCAATATCAAAGCGAAGAATCCGGACATCATCTTCTTTTCCGGCTATTATACCGAAGGCGCGCTCATCATGAAGGAAGCCCGTAAACAGGGGCTGAAAATCTGCTTGTTCGGTGGCGACGGCCTTTATTCGCCGACCTTAATCAGTCTGGGCGGTGCCGCCATTGAAGGCAGCATGGTTTACGTAGGCTTCTCTCCCGAGCAGCCCACCCCGGAGACTGCCAAATTCATTCAGGAATTTAAAGCCCAAAACAAAGGGCAAGTTCCTGGCCTGTTCGAGACCCAGGGTTACGATGCGGTCATGATTCTTGCCGAAGCCATGAAGCGCGCGAAGAGCAATGTTCCCACCAAGTTCCGGAACGAGGTCGCCAGGACCAAGAACTTTAAGGGGGTTTCCGGAACCATCACCTTCCAGGCTAACCAAGAGCCGGTCAAGAGCCCGGTATATCTTTTAGAAGTCAAAAATGGTCAGTACGCCTTAAAGGCCAAAGTCCCGGTAAGCATAAAATAA
- the pyrE gene encoding orotate phosphoribosyltransferase produces the protein MDYKKEFIEFMIRSNVLTFGDFVTKSGRRTPYFVNTGNYKTGAQIAKLGRFYAECIMHQAGRNFDVLYGPAYKGIPLAVTTAVSLYHQYQWDVPYCFNRKEQKDHGEGGGIVGWQPNNGDRVLIIEDVITAGTSVRESWQLLHSVAAVNITSLVVSVDRRERGTGHQTALQELEEAFGIKTHAIVTIDEIIGYLHNREVDGKVIIDDAMKLRIEEYLREYGV, from the coding sequence ATGGACTACAAAAAGGAATTTATCGAATTTATGATCCGCTCCAATGTTTTAACCTTCGGCGATTTTGTGACCAAAAGCGGACGCCGCACCCCTTATTTTGTGAATACCGGCAATTATAAAACCGGCGCCCAGATCGCGAAGTTGGGCCGGTTTTATGCGGAGTGCATCATGCATCAGGCGGGACGGAATTTTGACGTGCTTTACGGCCCCGCTTATAAAGGGATTCCGTTGGCGGTCACCACCGCTGTTTCCTTATACCATCAATATCAGTGGGACGTACCGTATTGTTTTAATCGAAAAGAACAAAAAGATCATGGGGAAGGTGGGGGAATCGTCGGCTGGCAGCCGAATAACGGGGATCGGGTCTTAATCATCGAGGATGTCATCACAGCGGGTACTTCCGTCCGGGAAAGCTGGCAGCTTTTACATTCGGTGGCCGCCGTCAATATCACTTCACTGGTGGTCTCCGTGGACCGCCGGGAACGCGGAACCGGACACCAGACCGCGCTGCAAGAGTTGGAAGAGGCGTTCGGAATCAAAACGCACGCGATTGTAACCATCGATGAAATTATCGGTTACCTGCACAACCGGGAGGTCGATGGCAAGGTGATCATTGATGATGCCATGAAATTGCGGATCGAGGAATACCTGCGGGAATATGGGGTTTAA
- a CDS encoding HAD family hydrolase has protein sequence MTAYQEVFFDLDGTLTDPAEGIVNSICYALSKLGIIANDRERLLRFIGPPLQESFEKYYGLDAQTAWQAVQFYREYFGVSGLFENTVYPGILELLADLQRQNLRLSVATSKPTVYSERILSHFGLAHFFEHIIGSNLDGTRSTKTEVIAELLKSLESPDRSKVVMVGDREHDIIGARNHGIASIAVAYGYGTMEELTAAHPTGIAGSVSELGALLSGRI, from the coding sequence ATGACAGCTTATCAGGAAGTTTTTTTCGATCTCGACGGCACTTTGACCGATCCGGCCGAAGGAATCGTCAATTCAATCTGTTATGCCCTGTCGAAACTGGGAATTATCGCGAACGACCGGGAACGGTTGCTCCGTTTCATCGGTCCGCCACTCCAGGAGTCCTTTGAAAAGTATTACGGATTGGATGCTCAAACCGCCTGGCAGGCGGTGCAGTTTTACCGCGAGTATTTCGGAGTGTCCGGCCTGTTTGAAAACACCGTGTACCCAGGAATCCTCGAATTGCTGGCTGACTTACAACGCCAGAACCTCCGGTTAAGCGTGGCTACTTCCAAACCGACCGTCTATAGCGAACGGATTCTATCCCATTTCGGCCTGGCCCATTTCTTCGAGCACATCATCGGCAGCAACCTGGATGGAACCCGGTCGACCAAAACGGAGGTCATTGCGGAGCTCCTGAAATCATTGGAAAGCCCGGACCGTTCCAAGGTCGTCATGGTGGGTGACCGGGAACATGACATAATCGGAGCCAGGAATCACGGTATTGCTTCGATAGCGGTGGCATACGGTTATGGGACCATGGAAGAATTGACAGCCGCGCATCCGACGGGGATAGCGGGTTCTGTTTCGGAACTGGGGGCTCTCCTGAGCGGGCGCATTTGA
- a CDS encoding HAD family hydrolase translates to MGVVFLDGDDTNELLVPYVRGLNPTLDPEQIRQVYLQASLGEISARRFWQEVGFPVSEAHPDLEKNYLDNHLRLDPEFPEIAARLAGAYRLALLSNDVAEWSDYLCRKHRLNGFFGAKIISGVVGIRKPEPRIYKKLLATIRATPGDCVFIDDRLPNLRSAAHLGMKTIHFRRGPFDCYGEFYPDASITRFPELPPVIEVLSGANE, encoded by the coding sequence ATGGGAGTCGTTTTTCTGGACGGGGACGACACCAATGAACTCTTGGTGCCGTATGTCCGGGGCTTGAATCCCACGCTCGATCCGGAGCAAATTCGGCAAGTGTATTTGCAAGCCAGCCTGGGGGAGATATCCGCCCGCCGGTTCTGGCAGGAGGTCGGGTTTCCCGTTTCCGAAGCCCATCCGGACTTGGAAAAGAACTATCTTGACAACCATTTGCGATTGGATCCGGAATTCCCGGAGATCGCCGCTCGGCTCGCCGGCGCTTATCGGCTGGCGTTGCTCTCGAACGATGTGGCGGAATGGTCCGATTATCTATGCCGCAAACACCGGCTGAATGGGTTTTTCGGAGCCAAAATCATCAGCGGCGTCGTGGGAATCCGCAAACCGGAGCCGAGGATCTATAAAAAACTCTTGGCAACCATCCGTGCCACCCCGGGTGACTGTGTTTTCATCGATGATCGTCTGCCCAACCTGCGAAGCGCCGCTCATTTGGGCATGAAAACCATTCATTTCAGGCGGGGTCCGTTCGACTGCTACGGGGAGTTTTACCCCGATGCCAGCATTACCCGCTTCCCCGAATTGCCGCCGGTGATAGAGGTCCTCTCCGGAGCAAACGAATAA
- a CDS encoding LiaF domain-containing protein — protein sequence MANISLHVGQSTSSGARVGIGPMFGNGVKRAESYSNLIRRYNPMVRFGFLFSEVFWGVFLIFIGIALVLKVLFNFNIPIFRLAVAFCLIYAGISMLVGGFGVTRSSQNDIIFDDSELKVTEPKENYNVIFAKGTIDLSQVTAVDSKIEINTIFGAGTIRINPALPVKVTVNSAFAGARMPDGNTISFGNSTYYSPNYKEGEKFLAIDTNVVFGSLEFITD from the coding sequence ATGGCGAATATTTCTTTGCATGTAGGGCAATCCACTTCGTCTGGAGCCCGGGTCGGTATTGGCCCGATGTTTGGGAACGGTGTTAAACGAGCTGAAAGCTATTCCAATCTGATAAGGAGGTATAATCCGATGGTGCGATTCGGTTTTTTGTTCAGTGAGGTGTTTTGGGGCGTTTTCTTGATTTTTATTGGCATCGCGCTGGTGCTGAAGGTCTTGTTCAATTTCAATATCCCGATATTCCGGTTGGCGGTGGCCTTTTGCCTGATTTATGCCGGTATCAGCATGTTGGTCGGAGGCTTTGGCGTGACCCGTTCATCACAAAACGACATCATTTTCGATGATTCTGAGCTCAAGGTGACCGAACCGAAAGAGAATTACAACGTGATCTTCGCTAAGGGAACCATCGATCTGTCCCAAGTCACAGCGGTGGACTCGAAAATCGAGATCAACACGATTTTTGGCGCTGGAACCATTCGCATCAATCCTGCCTTGCCGGTAAAAGTGACCGTCAATTCGGCATTCGCTGGCGCTAGAATGCCCGATGGCAACACCATCTCGTTCGGAAACTCCACTTATTATTCTCCGAACTACAAAGAAGGGGAGAAATTTCTGGCTATCGACACCAATGTCGTCTTCGGCAGTCTGGAGTTTATAACCGATTAA
- the ytaF gene encoding sporulation membrane protein YtaF, translating into MIFTISLLAISLSLDALGVGLVYGMRRIKIPFYSKLVICFFSILYSGGSILLGRTLANFLSPFAAKLIGLSILILMGIWIILQALIKNSSETVKNDEAGLDPTLLTIVIKSLGITIQVVRNPVEFDFDRSGSIDASESLLLGLALSVDAIGVGIGSALVGFHSLGIPLCVGLTQLLLLYVGAYIGERFVSQLKINEKMLSILPGVLLICFALIRIY; encoded by the coding sequence ATGATTTTTACCATTAGCTTGCTGGCCATCTCGTTGAGTTTGGACGCCCTGGGCGTCGGCTTAGTTTACGGGATGCGTAGAATCAAGATTCCTTTCTATTCGAAACTCGTCATCTGCTTTTTCTCCATTCTTTACTCCGGGGGTTCGATTTTACTCGGCCGCACGCTGGCAAATTTTTTATCACCCTTCGCCGCAAAACTGATTGGCCTATCCATCTTAATTTTGATGGGCATTTGGATCATCCTCCAGGCTTTGATCAAAAACTCAAGCGAGACGGTAAAAAACGACGAAGCCGGGCTCGACCCGACACTCTTGACCATTGTCATCAAATCGCTGGGAATCACGATTCAGGTCGTCCGGAATCCAGTGGAATTCGATTTCGACCGTTCCGGTTCGATCGACGCCTCCGAGTCATTACTGCTGGGATTGGCGCTCTCGGTCGATGCGATCGGAGTCGGAATCGGAAGCGCTTTAGTGGGTTTCCACTCCCTTGGAATACCGTTGTGCGTGGGACTGACGCAATTACTCCTTTTGTATGTCGGGGCGTATATTGGTGAACGTTTTGTATCTCAGCTTAAGATTAATGAAAAAATGTTATCCATTTTACCCGGAGTTTTATTAATTTGTTTCGCACTGATCCGGATCTATTGA